One stretch of Thermoleophilia bacterium DNA includes these proteins:
- a CDS encoding ATP-binding cassette domain-containing protein has translation MDSPSSGEPLMEVEALNKHFPLPGGSLFGSGKGAVRAVDGVTFELRKGETLGLVGESGCGKSTLARSLLQLVRPSAGSVKFRGVELTGLSARKLRPLRRDMQMIFQDPYTSLNPRKRIGHIIGEPLRIHGLAEGADLERRVCEKLDQVGLSSDCYGRYPHEFSGGQRQRIGIARALAPEPSLIVADEPVSALDVSIQGQIVNLMADLQRDLDLTYLFVAHDLGVVRQVSDRIAVMYLGKIVEIGPAESVYTSPIHPYTASLLAAVPIPDPRTNAKREKKPLQGDVPSPSNPPSGCSFHTRCPYADGICEQEEPPLVDYGNGHLAACHHPLGRTTPG, from the coding sequence ATGGATTCACCTTCTTCGGGCGAGCCACTGATGGAAGTCGAGGCGCTGAACAAGCACTTTCCCCTGCCAGGAGGGTCGCTCTTCGGCAGCGGCAAAGGTGCCGTCAGGGCGGTGGATGGAGTCACCTTCGAGCTACGAAAGGGTGAGACTCTCGGCCTGGTCGGGGAATCAGGATGTGGCAAGTCGACCCTGGCGAGGTCGCTACTTCAGCTGGTCCGGCCGAGCGCGGGTTCGGTCAAATTTCGCGGGGTCGAGCTCACCGGGCTCAGTGCCAGGAAGCTCAGGCCACTGCGCCGCGACATGCAGATGATCTTCCAGGATCCCTATACCTCGCTGAATCCCCGCAAACGGATCGGGCATATCATCGGCGAGCCCTTGCGCATCCACGGTCTGGCCGAAGGCGCCGACCTCGAGCGCCGGGTATGCGAGAAGCTCGATCAAGTCGGCCTTTCGAGCGACTGCTACGGCCGGTATCCGCACGAATTTTCCGGGGGCCAGCGGCAGCGCATCGGCATCGCCAGGGCCTTGGCGCCCGAACCAAGCCTGATCGTCGCCGACGAGCCGGTCTCGGCCCTCGATGTGTCGATCCAGGGCCAGATCGTGAACCTGATGGCCGATCTCCAGCGAGACCTGGATCTGACCTACCTGTTCGTGGCCCATGACCTGGGCGTGGTCAGGCAGGTTTCCGATCGCATCGCCGTGATGTACCTGGGCAAGATCGTCGAGATCGGACCGGCCGAATCGGTCTACACCAGCCCGATCCACCCTTATACGGCCTCGCTGCTGGCGGCGGTCCCGATCCCGGACCCGCGGACCAACGCCAAGCGCGAGAAAAAGCCGCTCCAGGGCGATGTGCCCAGTCCTTCGAATCCGCCTTCAGGTTGTAGTTTTCACACTCGCTGCCCCTACGCCGATGGGATTTGTGAGCAGGAAGAGCCACCCCTGGTGGATTACGGAAACGGACATCTTGCTGCTTGTCACCACCCGCTCGGCAGGACCACTCCCGGCTAA
- a CDS encoding carbonic anhydrase family protein: MPLAFAAAGCGGDSGEETHSADAAHAHWGYGAEDGPSHWASLDSDYAVCGDGKRQSPMNIPSSRASSGDLATEVDYKPEDLYVENNGHAIEAQIQDPNGSVTVKGTKYEIERFHFHTPSEEKINGKRFDGSVHIVNTRPDGKTAVIGLLIKEGPSNPVMDKIVPLIGDTEGDENEAPGQINPEDLLPASNRAFEFKGSLTTPPCTQGLEWIVYKQPITMSADQLDALRAAYSDNIRPNQPVNGRPITVGQVASAGQ, from the coding sequence TTGCCTCTCGCTTTCGCCGCCGCCGGCTGTGGTGGTGATTCCGGTGAGGAGACCCATTCTGCCGATGCCGCACATGCCCATTGGGGCTATGGGGCGGAGGACGGGCCGTCGCACTGGGCATCGCTCGATTCCGACTACGCAGTCTGCGGCGACGGAAAGCGTCAGTCACCGATGAACATCCCCAGTTCCCGCGCGTCGTCCGGCGACCTGGCGACTGAGGTCGACTACAAGCCTGAAGACCTTTACGTCGAAAATAACGGCCACGCGATCGAGGCACAGATTCAAGACCCGAATGGATCGGTCACCGTGAAGGGCACCAAGTACGAGATCGAGAGATTTCATTTCCACACGCCCTCGGAAGAGAAGATCAACGGCAAGCGCTTCGACGGGAGCGTACATATCGTCAACACGAGGCCCGACGGAAAAACCGCGGTGATCGGGCTGCTGATCAAGGAAGGTCCTTCGAATCCGGTCATGGACAAGATCGTGCCGCTGATCGGCGATACCGAGGGCGACGAAAACGAGGCTCCGGGGCAGATCAACCCGGAAGATCTGTTGCCCGCCAGCAACAGGGCTTTTGAGTTCAAGGGGTCGCTGACAACGCCGCCCTGCACCCAGGGACTCGAATGGATCGTCTACAAGCAGCCGATCACCATGTCGGCCGATCAGCTGGATGCCCTGCGCGCGGCGTACAGCGACAACATTCGTCCGAATCAGCCGGTCAACGGCCGCCCGATCACCGTCGGTCAGGTCGCGTCAGCCGGGCAGTAG
- a CDS encoding HEAT repeat domain-containing protein, translating into MSLAEVLLTFVGGTIVVWLFMTFLVVISKVGRDRREIVSKDRRGRYRDALGVADTDQLEAACRELAGNEAAQVDMLAALEVVAAGPRAIDSFRDADRRHQLSESLEFQSCGEAPVARGISTLLLARMGLDRRTTVAAGLLQDEDADVRLAACSALAEIGTNAAARSLIQALRESLMPAERLIERLGAPWANEEVLLALNDSDDPHLRVALIRVLGLSPDPRALELLIHFSRHSEEIEERISAIRTLGSTGLGETVLPVLCPALDDESPAVRAQAARAIGAIYDSRPPDAPDESNVTAKQLRRCLGDQDWWVRANAATSLRSLGSAGELQLRDALDDPDEFSRARARESLALLESKRAAG; encoded by the coding sequence ATGAGCCTGGCCGAAGTCCTCCTGACGTTCGTAGGAGGAACCATTGTCGTCTGGTTGTTCATGACCTTCCTGGTCGTGATCAGCAAGGTTGGGCGAGACCGCCGCGAGATCGTGTCGAAGGACCGGCGCGGGCGGTATCGCGACGCCCTGGGGGTCGCCGATACAGATCAGCTCGAGGCAGCTTGCCGGGAGCTGGCTGGCAACGAAGCGGCCCAGGTGGACATGCTGGCGGCCCTTGAGGTTGTCGCGGCCGGTCCGAGGGCGATTGACTCCTTCCGCGACGCCGATCGAAGGCATCAACTCTCCGAGTCTCTCGAATTCCAATCCTGCGGGGAGGCGCCCGTCGCCCGCGGGATCTCGACGCTCCTCCTGGCCCGTATGGGACTCGATCGTCGTACAACGGTCGCTGCTGGTTTGCTGCAGGACGAAGATGCCGACGTTCGCCTCGCAGCCTGTTCCGCGCTGGCTGAGATTGGCACGAACGCTGCCGCCAGGTCCCTGATCCAGGCCCTGAGGGAGAGTCTCATGCCGGCGGAACGGCTGATCGAAAGGCTCGGTGCCCCGTGGGCAAACGAAGAAGTCCTGCTGGCCCTGAATGATTCAGACGATCCGCACCTGCGCGTCGCCTTGATCAGGGTACTGGGGCTTTCGCCGGATCCCCGCGCTCTCGAACTCCTCATTCACTTCAGTAGGCACAGCGAAGAAATAGAAGAGCGGATCAGTGCGATCCGTACCCTTGGCTCGACCGGCCTCGGCGAAACGGTGCTCCCCGTTCTGTGTCCGGCGCTCGATGATGAAAGTCCGGCCGTTCGGGCTCAGGCCGCCCGGGCGATCGGTGCGATCTACGACTCGAGGCCTCCGGACGCGCCAGACGAATCGAACGTGACTGCCAAACAGCTTCGACGCTGCCTCGGCGATCAGGACTGGTGGGTACGGGCGAACGCGGCCACCTCACTCCGTTCCCTCGGTTCGGCCGGGGAACTTCAACTCCGGGATGCACTTGACGATCCGGACGAGTTCAGCCGAGCCCGTGCGCGGGAAAGCCTCGCGTTACTCGAGTCGAAGAGGGCTGCCGGATGA
- a CDS encoding glycosyltransferase family 2 protein has protein sequence MIPDAGDLIVSYNWMMVGYFLALNVLNAGLVTIGWRDVKKYVKRRPLRDYKQVSRSPLSMPVTILVPSYNEALVIADSVRSLLRSRYAQFEVMVINDGSTDGTMDELRREFALTRVERIPRASIETQPEIGCYVSGTDPGLVVVDKVNGGKADALNVGLRFAAFPLVCAIDADTMLDPAALSRIVWEFQAEPETVAAGGIVRIINGSKVENGKLVSVATPKSLLANLQIMEYLRAFLSGRIAWSRLGMLLIISGAFGIFRRDALVEAGGWDPTTVGEDAELVLRLHRVRRDSGQTCRIVFFPDPICWTEAPQSLKILIRQRDRWQRGLIEMLVRHRSMLGRRKYGRVGTFAIPYFAVFEAFGPFIEVTGYLIFLLALALGLVSWPLALAFLGLSVSFGLVISFTTLLMEERAFRRYPSWGDLGKLVLVAIIENFGYRQILAVARSRAIWTMWRVRGKHTWGDMDRAGFGNVEIPATQPGGVEPVELEADGSKISGNPKEYV, from the coding sequence ATGATCCCGGACGCTGGAGACCTGATCGTCTCGTACAACTGGATGATGGTCGGGTACTTCCTGGCGCTCAATGTCCTGAACGCCGGCTTGGTCACCATCGGATGGCGTGACGTCAAGAAGTACGTCAAGCGCCGCCCGCTCCGCGACTACAAGCAGGTTTCACGCTCCCCCCTCAGCATGCCCGTCACGATCCTCGTCCCGAGCTACAACGAGGCGCTGGTCATCGCTGACTCGGTGCGTTCTCTCTTGCGCTCGCGTTACGCGCAGTTCGAAGTGATGGTCATCAATGACGGCTCGACCGACGGGACCATGGACGAGTTGCGCAGGGAGTTCGCCCTGACCCGGGTGGAGCGAATCCCGCGGGCCTCGATCGAGACCCAGCCCGAAATCGGCTGCTACGTGAGTGGTACCGATCCCGGACTGGTCGTGGTCGACAAAGTCAATGGAGGCAAAGCCGACGCCCTGAATGTGGGACTGCGTTTTGCCGCATTCCCTCTGGTCTGCGCGATCGATGCGGACACGATGCTGGACCCGGCGGCCCTGTCCCGCATCGTGTGGGAGTTCCAGGCTGAACCGGAGACGGTCGCTGCCGGAGGGATAGTCAGGATCATCAACGGGTCGAAGGTGGAAAACGGCAAGCTGGTATCGGTCGCGACACCGAAAAGCCTGCTGGCGAACCTCCAGATCATGGAGTACCTGAGAGCGTTCCTGAGCGGGCGTATCGCATGGTCCCGCCTCGGCATGCTGCTCATAATCTCTGGGGCTTTCGGGATATTTCGCCGGGACGCTCTGGTCGAAGCGGGTGGATGGGACCCGACCACGGTCGGCGAAGACGCAGAACTGGTACTACGGCTTCACCGGGTGAGGCGTGACAGTGGGCAGACGTGCCGGATTGTTTTCTTCCCTGACCCGATCTGCTGGACCGAAGCACCGCAGTCCCTGAAGATCCTGATCAGGCAGCGGGACCGGTGGCAACGGGGGCTCATTGAAATGCTGGTCCGACACCGGTCGATGCTTGGCCGGCGAAAATACGGCCGGGTAGGCACTTTCGCCATTCCCTACTTTGCAGTGTTCGAAGCCTTCGGACCCTTCATCGAGGTGACGGGCTACCTGATCTTCCTGCTTGCTCTCGCACTCGGCCTCGTCAGCTGGCCGCTGGCTCTCGCCTTCCTCGGACTCAGTGTGAGCTTCGGGCTCGTGATTTCGTTCACCACGCTACTGATGGAAGAGAGGGCTTTCCGGCGCTACCCGTCATGGGGCGACCTCGGGAAACTCGTTCTGGTCGCCATCATCGAGAACTTCGGATACCGGCAGATTCTGGCAGTCGCCAGATCGCGGGCGATCTGGACGATGTGGCGGGTACGGGGCAAACACACGTGGGGAGATATGGACCGTGCGGGTTTCGGCAACGTGGAGATTCCCGCAACGCAGCCGGGCGGGGTGGAACCCGTCGAACTTGAGGCTGATGGCAGCAAGATTTCCGGCAATCCAAAGGAATATGTATGA
- a CDS encoding cobalamin-dependent protein (Presence of a B(12) (cobalamin)-binding domain implies dependence on cobalamin itself, in one of its several forms, or in some unusual lineages, dependence on a cobalamin-like analog.) translates to MRLMAARFPAIQRNMYEDENVREQRPEDETEHRHGDELAEGFAAGFEDALEQGDALSAESIALEALAANLEVERIYDHVIAPGLIRIGHLWQSGEASVADEHLATAISQQVMASLFPKMLLKTNQDHQRIMLAGPAGEDHVLGLRMIADTLEGAGYDVIYLGPNVPTDALLDACRKHKPRALGLTAAMPSTVPALVEAIEAVLELEESPAVFVGGRTVEQARTLGVDVPAANTCEEVVEFVANLVDKPVLREKFGRLLEAIYAEWQEKSSGLAEHGADPDPESGELGMASAFSNSALVAAESARGAARDAFRLKRTCLP, encoded by the coding sequence TTGAGGCTGATGGCAGCAAGATTTCCGGCAATCCAAAGGAATATGTATGAGGATGAGAATGTGAGAGAACAACGACCAGAGGACGAAACGGAGCACCGGCACGGCGATGAACTCGCGGAGGGATTCGCGGCGGGTTTCGAAGATGCGCTTGAGCAGGGCGATGCCCTGTCAGCAGAGTCGATCGCACTGGAGGCACTTGCGGCGAACCTCGAAGTCGAAAGGATCTATGACCACGTGATCGCCCCGGGGTTGATCCGAATCGGGCATCTCTGGCAGTCGGGAGAGGCTTCGGTCGCCGATGAACACCTGGCGACGGCGATAAGCCAGCAGGTCATGGCCAGCCTTTTCCCCAAGATGCTGCTCAAGACGAATCAAGACCACCAGCGGATCATGCTTGCCGGGCCCGCTGGCGAGGACCACGTACTGGGTCTTCGAATGATCGCTGACACGCTGGAAGGTGCCGGATATGACGTGATCTATCTCGGCCCGAACGTGCCGACAGATGCTCTCCTGGACGCGTGCCGCAAACACAAGCCGAGGGCACTCGGCCTGACTGCCGCGATGCCCTCAACCGTACCTGCGCTGGTCGAAGCCATCGAGGCCGTCCTTGAGTTGGAGGAGTCGCCGGCAGTCTTCGTGGGAGGCCGGACGGTGGAACAGGCCAGGACGCTGGGAGTGGATGTTCCGGCGGCGAATACTTGCGAAGAAGTGGTTGAGTTCGTCGCGAACCTGGTCGACAAACCTGTCCTTCGGGAAAAATTCGGACGATTGCTCGAAGCCATTTATGCCGAGTGGCAGGAAAAGTCTTCCGGACTCGCGGAGCATGGAGCCGATCCTGATCCCGAAAGCGGTGAGCTGGGCATGGCAAGCGCCTTCTCGAATAGTGCCTTGGTCGCTGCCGAAAGTGCGAGGGGAGCGGCCCGGGACGCGTTCAGGTTGAAAAGAACTTGCCTACCGTGA
- a CDS encoding diguanylate cyclase, with protein sequence MTGLWNRRAYDDRLQELTEGGTPNGAVLMLDIDRFKDINDSHGHEAGDQAGVDARPPPVVTATLLLGLATVALTAYRLGNVGRGDSLGNLLSVSAMVFASAGFISAARQTSGDARRFWSWFAAGAVVYLLGELIFALQSAAGGEPPGTSVADVFWLGALPLWFAGLRVRARAATQHSDRGEGLLDALIIVGFLSASPFRAIRSIAR encoded by the coding sequence CTGACCGGACTCTGGAACCGCCGCGCCTATGACGACCGGCTGCAGGAGCTGACCGAGGGGGGCACTCCGAATGGCGCAGTGCTGATGCTGGACATCGACCGGTTCAAGGACATCAATGACAGTCACGGTCATGAAGCCGGTGACCAGGCGGGTGTCGATGCTCGCCCCCCACCTGTCGTCACCGCAACTTTGCTCCTGGGCCTGGCCACGGTTGCGTTGACCGCCTACCGTCTGGGGAACGTGGGGCGAGGGGACTCGCTTGGCAACCTCCTGTCGGTCTCTGCGATGGTCTTCGCGTCCGCCGGCTTCATCAGCGCCGCGAGGCAGACATCCGGCGACGCGCGGCGTTTCTGGTCGTGGTTTGCGGCGGGCGCCGTCGTCTACCTGCTCGGCGAGCTGATCTTTGCGCTGCAGTCCGCGGCCGGCGGGGAGCCCCCGGGCACCTCGGTCGCCGACGTGTTCTGGCTCGGCGCGCTGCCGTTGTGGTTCGCCGGCCTGCGAGTTCGGGCGCGCGCGGCCACCCAGCATTCCGACCGCGGCGAAGGCCTGCTCGACGCGCTGATCATTGTCGGCTTCCTATCCGCATCACCTTTCCGAGCCATCAGGTCGATCGCAAGATGA
- a CDS encoding CsbD family protein, with product MGEKTDKISGRTKQAVGAVTGDEETKREGERQEDKGKLKGKLDSAVDKAQDVVEDLKDTADRK from the coding sequence ATGGGCGAGAAGACCGACAAGATCAGCGGCCGCACGAAGCAGGCCGTCGGCGCCGTCACCGGCGACGAGGAGACCAAGCGCGAAGGGGAGCGCCAAGAGGACAAGGGCAAGCTCAAGGGCAAGCTCGACTCAGCCGTCGACAAGGCGCAGGACGTGGTTGAGGACCTGAAGGACACGGCCGACCGGAAATGA
- a CDS encoding DUF1573 domain-containing protein: MPSLISSNASPNRTQEVSHNGDVSPLSVPLTGIGGKAKISKVTVSGPAKVKKGKKATYSVKITNSGNATATGVRLKVSGRGVAFNTSVGKISAGKSRTVKVKLKPKKPGKIKATFKVTSKNAGGKSVKKTITVKK, encoded by the coding sequence ATGCCGAGTCTCATCAGCTCCAACGCCTCCCCGAATCGCACCCAGGAGGTCAGCCACAATGGCGATGTCTCGCCCCTTAGCGTTCCGCTTACTGGAATTGGCGGCAAGGCGAAGATCAGCAAGGTCACCGTAAGCGGCCCCGCCAAGGTCAAGAAGGGCAAGAAGGCCACCTACTCCGTCAAGATCACCAACTCCGGCAACGCAACCGCCACCGGCGTAAGGCTCAAGGTGAGTGGCAGGGGAGTCGCCTTCAACACCTCGGTCGGAAAGATCTCCGCCGGCAAGTCCAGGACCGTCAAGGTCAAGCTGAAGCCGAAGAAGCCAGGGAAGATCAAGGCCACCTTCAAGGTGACATCGAAAAACGCCGGTGGGAAGTCCGTCAAGAAGACGATCACCGTCAAGAAGTAG
- a CDS encoding aminopeptidase P family protein: MNEDRQLSKEISGVPISEFADRVEKVRSLAEERGLAGLIVFGRGGGTYERHADLLYLTGHYTTFSAIADKPPHWRMRGHAAALITPESVVLISDDYPSLAEVHADRVISTVDLPTDLLEAINESGVQGKLGVIGADAISGTQLRYLDEILPAFQVADDLLVDIRSIKSPAEQELLREAGRIGSQAIEAAIEAVEIGASVMEIAARASQIVISQGAGVVNIFAEALGPDRPARQHLHPAFADDVPLREGDVFTIDMSGALGGYFFDFSRSRVAGSDLHEGRAAFETAFEVVNAVTDALVAGNTVGDVAKIGFDLEARSGLDLGPSGFDAMGHGLGLGFENPWMSTDNETVLAPGMCLAVERFVNLGEVGATFEHNAIVTEGAPEILDSTPANFRG, translated from the coding sequence ATGAACGAAGACCGCCAACTATCGAAAGAAATCTCGGGCGTGCCGATCAGCGAGTTCGCTGACCGCGTCGAGAAAGTCAGGAGTCTGGCCGAAGAACGAGGCCTCGCCGGACTGATCGTCTTCGGAAGAGGTGGCGGGACCTACGAGCGCCACGCTGACCTGCTCTACCTCACCGGCCACTACACGACCTTCTCGGCCATCGCCGACAAGCCGCCCCACTGGAGGATGCGCGGCCATGCCGCCGCACTCATCACGCCTGAGAGCGTAGTCCTGATTTCAGATGACTACCCGTCCCTCGCCGAGGTCCACGCTGACCGGGTCATATCCACCGTGGACCTTCCCACGGACCTACTTGAAGCGATCAACGAGTCCGGGGTCCAAGGCAAGCTCGGAGTCATTGGCGCCGATGCGATCAGCGGAACCCAACTTCGTTACCTGGATGAGATCCTCCCGGCGTTCCAGGTTGCCGATGACTTGTTGGTCGACATCAGGAGCATCAAGAGCCCGGCCGAGCAGGAGCTCCTCAGAGAAGCTGGACGGATTGGATCCCAGGCGATCGAGGCCGCGATCGAGGCCGTCGAAATCGGGGCCTCAGTGATGGAGATTGCTGCCCGGGCGAGTCAGATCGTGATCTCGCAGGGAGCAGGAGTCGTGAACATTTTTGCCGAGGCGCTTGGACCCGATCGGCCCGCCCGCCAGCATCTCCACCCTGCCTTCGCTGACGACGTGCCACTTCGCGAAGGAGATGTATTCACCATCGACATGTCGGGGGCGCTGGGCGGCTATTTCTTCGACTTCAGCCGCTCGAGGGTCGCCGGTTCCGACCTTCACGAAGGTAGAGCTGCTTTCGAAACTGCATTCGAGGTGGTTAACGCCGTCACCGACGCGCTTGTCGCCGGCAATACCGTTGGCGATGTCGCGAAGATCGGTTTCGACTTGGAGGCCAGGTCAGGACTCGACCTCGGTCCCAGCGGCTTTGATGCGATGGGCCACGGCCTGGGCCTGGGTTTCGAAAACCCCTGGATGTCCACCGACAACGAAACGGTCCTGGCCCCGGGAATGTGCCTGGCGGTAGAGCGATTCGTGAACCTAGGCGAGGTCGGGGCGACCTTCGAGCACAACGCGATCGTCACGGAGGGAGCACCAGAGATTCTCGATTCCACACCAGCGAATTTCAGAGGATGA
- a CDS encoding ABC transporter substrate-binding protein has protein sequence MIGAGCGKSSNSDDSGSGLTNSAQDVYTTSAASGDIDKFSWNLPNGEPTSLDWILDYGDSENTVLANLCEGLQRQNPDFSITDGLALFKRVDPLTFVYTIRSGVKFTDGNPLTAEDVAFSLNRNLDPALGSYWASPFYNSVKSIKVTGDNEVTVKLKTPDALFNRMMATAAGVIGEKKYVEKKGDSYGTPTGGVMCTGPYSLESWKPGSEIVLKKNPNYWDQDLQPKADEVDFQFVTDESTASSALVSGSIDGTFEVPQASVPQLQSGGKGKLTFGAGTQFVGVRQTETKGLLTNPKIREALSLAMNRDAIAKVIFNGSSVPAMTPVQPAQWGYSKPIFEAAQQKLPKPTQDLTKAKDLVKQAGSPTDPIVIAVSADQSYMSQTAQTIKSAAKEVGLNVEVKGLSTDVFNNLYYDAKARSAYDAFLVQEYGAGVADPIVTLSEFTPLSDYNYGNLNIPAVTNSIRKAIATYDDDQRADYVTTAQAALVDQLGVITVGNQLNSVYQGSKITGAPASLAFLYYPWAAGVGAP, from the coding sequence TTGATCGGAGCCGGATGTGGAAAGTCGTCGAATTCGGACGACTCAGGCAGCGGACTCACGAACAGCGCGCAGGACGTCTACACGACGTCAGCCGCCTCCGGAGACATTGACAAGTTCAGCTGGAACCTCCCGAACGGAGAGCCGACCAGCCTCGACTGGATCCTCGATTACGGCGACTCCGAGAACACCGTGCTCGCCAACCTCTGCGAGGGACTCCAGAGGCAGAACCCCGACTTCAGCATCACCGACGGCCTTGCTTTGTTCAAGCGTGTCGACCCGCTGACCTTCGTCTACACGATCCGGTCCGGAGTCAAATTCACCGACGGCAACCCGCTCACTGCGGAAGACGTCGCGTTCAGCCTCAATAGGAACCTCGACCCTGCCCTCGGCTCCTACTGGGCCAGTCCGTTCTACAACAGCGTCAAGTCGATCAAAGTCACCGGAGACAACGAAGTGACTGTCAAGCTCAAGACCCCAGACGCGCTGTTCAACCGCATGATGGCCACGGCAGCAGGCGTGATCGGCGAGAAAAAGTACGTCGAAAAGAAGGGCGATTCCTACGGAACCCCGACTGGCGGCGTGATGTGCACCGGCCCGTACTCACTCGAATCGTGGAAGCCGGGCTCCGAAATCGTCCTGAAGAAGAACCCGAACTACTGGGACCAGGACCTCCAGCCGAAGGCCGACGAGGTCGACTTCCAGTTCGTCACTGACGAATCGACAGCATCCAGCGCGCTCGTCTCGGGAAGCATCGACGGTACCTTCGAGGTCCCCCAGGCTTCGGTGCCGCAGCTGCAGTCAGGCGGCAAAGGCAAGCTCACATTCGGAGCCGGCACCCAGTTCGTCGGCGTGAGGCAGACCGAGACCAAAGGCCTGCTCACCAACCCGAAGATCCGTGAGGCACTTTCTCTGGCAATGAACAGGGACGCGATAGCGAAGGTCATTTTCAACGGATCCTCCGTTCCCGCAATGACCCCGGTCCAGCCGGCGCAATGGGGCTATTCGAAGCCGATCTTCGAAGCCGCACAGCAAAAGCTGCCGAAGCCGACGCAGGACCTAACCAAGGCGAAGGACCTGGTCAAGCAGGCCGGCAGTCCCACGGACCCGATCGTGATCGCCGTGTCGGCCGACCAGAGCTACATGTCGCAGACCGCCCAGACGATCAAGAGTGCGGCCAAGGAAGTCGGGCTGAACGTCGAGGTCAAGGGCCTTTCGACCGACGTCTTCAACAACCTCTATTACGACGCGAAAGCCCGTTCCGCCTATGACGCATTCCTGGTTCAGGAATACGGTGCCGGCGTAGCCGATCCGATCGTCACCCTGAGTGAGTTCACGCCGCTGTCGGACTACAACTACGGCAACCTGAACATTCCGGCGGTCACGAACTCGATCCGCAAAGCGATTGCGACATACGACGACGACCAGCGGGCTGACTACGTGACCACCGCCCAGGCGGCGCTCGTCGACCAGCTCGGTGTCATCACCGTAGGTAATCAGCTCAACTCGGTCTACCAGGGCAGCAAGATCACTGGAGCGCCAGCCTCGCTGGCCTTCCTCTACTACCCGTGGGCGGCCGGGGTCGGGGCCCCCTAG
- a CDS encoding ABC transporter permease, whose product MARFILWRLVALVLTLLFASFVVFAALSLAPGDPIAFLTGGKTVPPETVAALKAQYHLDDPLPLAYLHWLGSALHGDFGQSLSSGGENVSTLIAPRIVSTLMLVTISSIMILVVGVGTGIVGGLRTGATDTVILTGSTIALAIPSFVAAIVLISIFGVNLGWFPVFGPGSGFFDRIYHLFLPAIALSLVWVAYVGRVTRAAVMSESRREHVQTAISRGIPYPTVVRRHVVRNALIPITTVAGLTVGGLIAGAAVVEQAFSTNGLGSYLVNAVQTKDFPVVQAIVLILVASFIIINTIVDLIYMYVDPRLRPTRQKQGSAA is encoded by the coding sequence GTGGCGCGCTTCATACTGTGGCGCCTCGTCGCGCTGGTGCTCACCCTGTTGTTTGCGAGCTTCGTGGTCTTCGCGGCGCTCTCGCTCGCACCGGGCGATCCGATTGCGTTCCTGACGGGCGGCAAGACAGTCCCACCTGAGACTGTCGCCGCTCTGAAGGCGCAGTACCACCTCGACGACCCGCTTCCGCTCGCGTATCTCCACTGGCTCGGGTCCGCGCTTCATGGCGACTTCGGCCAGTCGCTCTCGAGCGGCGGCGAGAACGTCTCGACGCTCATCGCCCCCCGGATCGTAAGCACGCTGATGCTCGTGACCATATCCTCGATCATGATCCTCGTGGTCGGCGTCGGAACCGGGATCGTCGGTGGGTTGCGGACCGGCGCGACTGACACGGTCATCCTCACCGGGTCGACCATCGCCCTGGCCATTCCGTCCTTCGTCGCGGCGATCGTCCTGATCAGCATCTTTGGGGTCAACCTCGGCTGGTTCCCGGTATTCGGACCGGGAAGCGGATTCTTCGACCGGATCTACCACCTTTTCTTACCCGCGATCGCCCTCTCTCTTGTATGGGTCGCATACGTCGGGCGGGTGACGCGAGCGGCAGTCATGTCGGAGTCGAGGCGGGAACATGTCCAGACTGCGATCAGTCGCGGCATCCCTTACCCCACCGTGGTCAGGCGTCACGTCGTCCGAAATGCCTTGATCCCGATCACCACCGTTGCCGGCCTCACAGTCGGCGGATTGATCGCCGGAGCCGCGGTCGTCGAGCAGGCTTTCAGTACGAACGGGCTCGGTTCCTACCTGGTGAACGCGGTCCAGACGAAGGACTTTCCGGTGGTTCAGGCGATCGTCCTGATCCTGGTCGCCTCTTTCATCATCATCAACACGATCGTCGACCTGATCTACATGTATGTGGATCCCCGGCTTCGACCCACCCGCCAGAAGCAGGGAAGCGCGGCATGA